In Vibrio hippocampi, a single genomic region encodes these proteins:
- a CDS encoding extracellular solute-binding protein has protein sequence MTCKFTVAVAATLSYAMLPSLANADTLRLLTWGGYAPDEVVEMFEKETGIEVKVTTSNNEDMISKLRATGGSGFDLAQPSQDRIAGAQLEFNIYKPLDLSKIEANQFIPSMLESTKEITTVESSIYGVPHIWGTSGLVVNTKQASDVADYTDLCQSNYQGKVSYRLKRPTLIGFAFAIGEDPFAAYSNPSKYQSILDKVEKTLIDCKSNVKTYWSGSDALMNLLRSEEVVASMAWDAGGWKLNKENSDIEFIAPKSGALGWIDTFALPRKTKNEDAAYQWINFVMRPEIAAMITESAGNFTASQGSEEFVNEQAKALYSKSFPTAAIDNIKWYPAVPAGLEEMEGLTLDRIQASK, from the coding sequence ATGACTTGTAAGTTTACCGTCGCGGTTGCCGCGACACTCTCGTATGCCATGCTTCCATCTTTGGCTAATGCCGACACACTTAGACTACTCACCTGGGGTGGTTATGCGCCTGACGAAGTAGTGGAAATGTTCGAAAAAGAGACCGGAATCGAGGTCAAAGTCACCACTTCAAACAACGAAGATATGATTTCAAAACTGCGGGCGACGGGTGGCTCTGGCTTTGACCTTGCTCAACCATCACAAGATCGCATCGCTGGCGCACAACTCGAATTTAACATTTATAAGCCTCTCGACTTAAGCAAGATCGAAGCCAATCAATTCATTCCATCCATGCTCGAATCTACCAAGGAAATCACCACCGTAGAGAGTTCGATTTATGGTGTACCGCATATCTGGGGAACAAGTGGCTTAGTCGTCAATACAAAGCAAGCAAGCGACGTTGCTGACTACACCGATCTGTGTCAAAGCAACTACCAAGGAAAGGTCAGCTACCGCTTAAAAAGACCTACCCTAATTGGCTTTGCTTTTGCCATCGGTGAAGACCCGTTCGCCGCCTACTCTAACCCGAGTAAGTATCAGAGTATATTAGATAAAGTTGAGAAAACACTGATTGATTGTAAGTCTAACGTCAAAACCTATTGGAGTGGCTCGGATGCACTGATGAACCTGCTGCGCAGCGAAGAAGTCGTTGCAAGTATGGCGTGGGATGCCGGCGGCTGGAAACTCAACAAAGAGAATAGCGACATCGAGTTTATCGCTCCAAAATCTGGCGCATTGGGTTGGATTGACACGTTCGCTTTACCGCGTAAAACCAAAAATGAAGACGCCGCTTACCAATGGATCAACTTTGTTATGCGCCCTGAAATTGCGGCCATGATCACTGAATCCGCTGGAAACTTCACCGCTTCCCAAGGCAGTGAAGAGTTCGTCAACGAGCAAGCCAAAGCGCTCTACAGCAAAAGCTTCCCAACTGCCGCTATTGATAATATTAAATGGTATCCGGCAGTTCCTGCTGGATTGGAAGAGATGGAAGGGTTGACCTTAGATCGCATTCAAGCCTCTAAATAG
- the cysD gene encoding sulfate adenylyltransferase subunit CysD produces the protein MITPERMTHLKQLEAESIHIMREVVAEFDNPVMLYSVGKDSSVMLHLARKAFAPGAPPFPLMHVDTTWKFKQMIAFRNYMAEKLCMRLIVHQNPEGLAMNISPFVHGSSKHTDIMKTQGLKQALDKYGFDAAFGGARRDEEKSRAKERVYSFRDQHHRWDPKNQRPELWNIYNSKVNKGESIRVFPLSNWTELDIWQYIYLEEIEIPDLYLSAVRPVVERDGMLIMVDDDRMELKLGEKIEQKMVRFRTLGCYPLTGAVESEATTLPEVIQEMLLTTTSERQGRAIDHDSAGSMEKKKREGYF, from the coding sequence ATGATAACTCCAGAACGTATGACACACCTTAAGCAACTGGAAGCTGAGTCAATTCATATCATGCGAGAGGTCGTCGCTGAATTCGATAATCCAGTGATGCTCTATTCGGTCGGTAAAGACTCTTCAGTGATGCTGCACTTGGCGCGTAAGGCGTTTGCTCCGGGCGCTCCTCCTTTCCCACTGATGCACGTCGATACGACCTGGAAGTTTAAACAGATGATTGCATTTCGAAACTACATGGCCGAGAAGTTATGTATGCGTCTCATCGTGCATCAAAATCCTGAGGGTTTAGCGATGAACATCAGTCCTTTTGTTCATGGCAGTTCAAAGCACACCGATATTATGAAGACGCAAGGGCTAAAGCAGGCCTTAGATAAATACGGTTTTGATGCTGCCTTCGGAGGGGCTAGGCGAGATGAAGAGAAATCTAGAGCAAAGGAGCGAGTCTATTCGTTTCGTGATCAACACCATAGATGGGACCCCAAAAATCAACGCCCAGAATTGTGGAATATTTATAACAGCAAGGTAAACAAGGGCGAGAGTATCCGAGTTTTCCCTTTATCCAATTGGACAGAACTCGATATTTGGCAATATATCTACCTTGAAGAAATAGAGATTCCAGATCTTTATTTATCGGCGGTAAGACCCGTTGTGGAACGTGATGGCATGTTGATTATGGTGGATGACGATCGCATGGAACTTAAACTGGGTGAAAAAATTGAACAGAAAATGGTGCGCTTTAGAACGCTAGGTTGCTATCCGCTCACTGGGGCGGTTGAATCTGAGGCGACGACGTTACCGGAAGTGATTCAAGAGATGCTATTGACCACAACATCAGAGAGGCAAGGACGAGCCATTGACCATGATAGTGCTGGCTCAATGGAGAAGAAGAAGCGTGAAGGTTACTTCTAA